The following is a genomic window from Primulina tabacum isolate GXHZ01 unplaced genomic scaffold, ASM2559414v2 Contig788, whole genome shotgun sequence.
TCGAACCCTGCTTGTCACTTTGACCTTCGGCGCATAGGAGCAGTGGGAAAAGCTTTATTCAAGAATTCAAAGTCCGGTGGATTCTCGACATTGATCTCGTTCCCAGGTTCACCAGGAGCGATCATTTCCAGCGGAGTTGGTTATTCTGACACGCCCACAATTTCCATCCCCTCAACATTGGTTTCGGTTGTGGGTGTTGTGTCAGGTGATTTTCCACCCATGCTCGCAGCCATTTCACTCCTAATGTCGTGAGGATCGAAGCCAGTCATCTGCGCAATCAAGAACAAAAGAAGTAGATCGGTTCGAAGGACACAGAAAATCGCGAAGAACAGAGATATTTTAAGCAAAAACAATGAATAGTGAGGGCAGGAGAAATTTCAGAATGTGAGGGAAAATACTAAACAGTAAAGTTATTCTTCGTCCATTCCTAATTATTTAAGCACAactctccaacggtaacattctgTTGAGCCGCAACTTCAGCACCTTTCAACTCAATTTTTACTCTCACCCAACGGTAACTTTCTGAAACAGTGCCATCATTATTTCAAGAAATCAGGCAGGATAAAACACCACGTCGAATTAACCCCACAAACAGTTAgaaatcaagaaatttcaaaattaagtcGATTAGGGTTTTCTTcgtatttcatgaattaaaaactGATAGCCCACTGGTCATGATGAATTCACATAACAGCAGTATGAATGACTTAAATTTATTCCTAAAGTATGATCAAAAATGAAATGCACACGCATGTGATCAAACTGTGATCAGTCTGTACttaggtgttggcaacacctcttGGCAACACTCACAAGTTGGACTCAAACTTTCTTGAACATTTTTAATTCAGACATGGTAGCTCCCactctagaagaacggtcttcataggactcctctaggtagcttttttcatctgtattttgaattagaagtggtagctcccacactagaagaacggtcttcattggactcctataggtagcttttttcattttcttctaaacaacaattttttttcttttctatttttcaccTTATTGCTCAAGAATTTTCTAGTCATTTTCTACATTGGACAAGATCATGTGGTACACGAACATCCTCACAGCTTAATGACTTAGATTCAGCACACTCCATactttagaaaattttgatagaaaGTTTGATTCACAACTGAGAGCACACCATTCAGTATCTTTCACTTGTACAGGCTTCACACAAAACAGGATGTATGCAATATGTCTAGCAtcctaaaaataaaatgcacatgcatgctGAGTGTTGTCcacaggtgttgtaacaccgagGACAACATCCGTGAGTGATCATTGTGCACACAAGCTGAGAGACTTCCTaagattggaaaatctctcaaaatccaatggttttgtaaaaatatcagcCAGTTGGTTCTCAGTTCTAACAAATTCCATTCGAATTGTACCCTTatcaaccaaatctcgaataaaatgatgtctaatgtctatgtgtttcgttcgagagtgttgtactggattttttgaaatatcaattgcacttgaattgtCACAGTATACAATTACGGTGTCACTGTTGAAACCATAgtctttaatcatttgattcatccacaaaagttgtGAACAACAGCTAGCAGCTgcaacatattcagattcagcagtggACAGAGATACACAATTTTGCTTTTTACTATACCATGACACCAAATTGTTACCTAGATAAAAACATCCTCCAGTGGTACTCTTCCTATCATCTAGATTTTCAGCCCAGTCAGCATCACTAAACCCCACtttttttaatgtttgtttCTTTGGTGTACCACAAACCTAAGTTAACTGTCCCGgctatatatctcaaaattcttttgacAGCTTTTAAATGAGTGACTTTAGGATCAGCCTGGTACCTGGCACACAAACAtacactaaacatgatgtcGGGACGACTTGCACTTAAGTAAAGAAGACTGCCTATGATTCTGCGATActgggtgttgtcaacacctgcAGCAACATCGTCTTTGGACAATTTTTCAGTCAACCTCATTGGTGTTTTCATGTGTTTAGTGTTCTCGGTAGAAAATTTCTTCACCAAATTCTTGGCATACTTGGATTGACACAGAAAGAtaccatcatgcatttgtttaatttgcaatccaagaaagaaacttaattctcctaccatgctcatttcaaatgtggtagacatgcatttaacaaattcatcaacatgcttttgagaagaagcaccaaaaatgatgtcatccacataaatttgacacacaagaatatcatgcttcgatttttgaataaaaagggttttatcaacctcacctcgtttgaagcctAAGTCAAGCAGATATTCAGTAAGCCTACCATACCATGCTCGTGGAGCTTGTTCAAGTCCATAAAGTGCCTTCTTCAACTTGTAGACATGGTTCGGGTGGTTTGGATCTTCGAACCCTTTAGGTTGGCTTACATAAGCTTCTTCATTCAAAATGCCGTTCAAAAaggcacttttcacatccatttgatataattttagGTCCATGTGACAAGCGATAGCAAGTAAAAGTCGGACTGACTCAATCCGGGCAACAGGGGCAAAtgtctcatcaaaatcaattcctTCAATTTGAGTATACCCTTGAGCAACTAACCTAGATTTATTTCTCACAACAATCccagattcatcagttttgtttttaaaaatccatttggTTCCAATAACATTCACATTATCAGGTCTGGGAACCAAATCCCACACATCATTCCtaacaaattgttcaagttcctcatgcatcgcatcaacccaaaattcatcttttaaggcttcatttatatttttgggttCAATGAGCGAAACAAAACAAGAATGGCTTACTTGAGAGTATACGGAAGTCATGCATACTAGACCCATCATTTTCCGATAATCTACCTTCTCCTTTCTTCTAGTTTGCATTCCTCCAAATGCTTCTCCAATGATctgagatgatggatgatttttctgaatcttacTGGGAATATCAATCCCTTCATTGGTtacaacatcatcattttcagtaTATTCTCCTGGTTCATCATTTGATTCTGCCAGTGTAGGTGTTGTCTCAGGTGTTACAACACCGGGTGCAACATCTGTGTTAGGCAATGTCTCACTTATGTTCAGTAGCCCATCAATATCGTCCTCGATTGTTTTTCCCGTTAGATCTGCAAGATCGtcaaaaacaacattaataGATTCCATAGTCGTTCTTGTTCTGAGATTATACACGCGATATGCACGACTATTGgatgaataaccaagaaataaacaCTTGTCACTTTTAGAGTCAAACTTTGCAAGATGGTCTCGgtcattcaaaacataacatacacacccaaaaacatgaaagtacTTCAGGTTTGGCCTCTTTCCCATGATGATTTCATAGGATGTCATAGTAGAACCACTCCTTAAGTACACACGGtttgaaatatgacatgctGTGTTTAAGGCCTCGGCCCAAAATCGttttgaaatattctttgaactcaacatgaccctagccatttcttgcagtgtcctattcttcctttcggctattccattttgttgaggagtctTAGGGGCCAAAAATTCATGAGTTATCCCTCTCTTTTCACAGAATGATATAAAGTGtgagttttcaaattctttaccaTGATCGGTCCTTATCTTACCAACCCTCAAATCATGTAGATTAGTAATCTTAGCatgtaatttcttaaaaacagcAAATGTGTCGgatttttctctaagaaaaCTTAGCCATGTAAAGCAAGAGAAATCATCCACACAAACACAtgaatacttcttacctccaaggctttccacttccattggacccataagatccatgtgcaagagttcaagacaccgtgttgttccaaagtgttgcaacacttgatGGGGAACACGTGTTTGCTTACCCTTTTGACATGCACCACAAACATAAGGAATTCCAGAGGATAAattaggcatacctctcacAGCATCGTACTTACCAAGGTTCTTTAATGTCTTGAAGTTTGCATGACCCAATTTTTGATGCCACAAGTTTAGTTCACTtacttttgaatgattgcacacaGGGTCCTCTCCAAGTTGATAACAATTGTCAGCCGACCTTGTACTTGTCAAAATACATGTATCAGTattatcaaaaacttcacaattgtctttatcaaacttaacatgtaaaccatcatcacaaagttgacttatgcttattaagtttgagttaagTCCTTCGACATAAAGCACATTGTGTAGACTAGGCAGTCCATCAACATTCAAGGTCCATTTGCCAGCTATTCTTCCTTTAGCACCTCCACCATATATCACAGACCATTCCTTAGTTCAACATAGTCAGTCAAATAGTCTTTAGAACCTGTCATGTGGCGTGAACAgccactgtcaaagtaccatattcctgcaatgttagtttttaacgAAGTATAAATAACAGAACATTGAATATTAGCCTTTGTCACCCAAACCCTTTTTACCGATGGTTTCCTATTGGCAGTGTTACGCCGGATGTTGTACAACACCTGTGGCAACACCTGTTCAGATTCCCATCTTTTGTAGTCATCTCTCAGTTTAAAACAATAGGGTTTGATATGACCAGGTCTAAAGCAATAGTGGCAGATAAAGTGGCGTTTTCTGGACTTGGACTTCTTTGTAGATATTTGCCTCTTTGATGAAACACCTTTTTCAGTGTATGTAGCATTCGAGATTTCAGCACTTCCTTTGACAAAGACAGTTGGTTTTCTTTCAGTGTTGGAAGACTCTCCTATTTCAAATTGGTGATTCGTATAACCAAGTCCAGCTTTGTCATTCTTTCCAATCATCAAGAGTGAATCAAGTTTGGATGAACTTGAATTAAGCTTCGCAAGAATTTGAGTTGCTTCTTCAAGCTCTTCCTTGACTTTGCATAATTCCAGATCTTTCTTACTTAAGATTACTTCAAGTCGTGATACTTGTGACTTCAGCTCAGTGTTCTTTTTGGAGAGAATTGCATTCactttatttcttttgatccaGTCTTCATACAATTCTTCATACATTGTCTGCACACTTTCCAGAGTGACTTCATCATCATCTACTTCTTGGTTTTCAGACTGACTTGATTCACCAAGGGTTGTAGAATTAAGACACACTGAATTTGAAGAGATGTTGCGACCAGGTATTGCAACACCTGTGCCAACACCCAAAGGATTGATTTGCATTGAACGCTTCTCCTTGATCACAGCAGACAACGATGTGTGTTTTTCAGATTCATTTGATCCTTGATCATCATCAGACTCTTCATCACTCAAAGTGACAGCCATGCCTTTGTTTCTCCGAAGTCGATTGGCACACTCATTGGCATAGTGTCCAAATCCAGAACACTCTCTGCATTGTACTGAGtccaaatttctgacatttgatTGGATTTGCAATTCAGTTTTTGGTCGAAATTGTCCTTTCATAGGAGTAAACTTTTGAGCTTTTGCAGAAGTGGTGATATTGGGCAACACagatttttgtccaattttcttcttctctctcattttcttcaagTAATCACCGAATTTTTTAGTAATTAGAGAGATAGAATCTTCACCTAAATCAGATTCATTCACTTCTTTAGATATTTGAAGGATTTCATCATAAGAGTCAGTTGAAACTTCAAGGGCTATTGTcttccctttatccttcttttgtaaatcaagattcatctcaaaagttctGAGGGAACTCATTAATTCATCCAGGTTGATTGTTGAAGTGTCTTTAGATTCTTCAATTGCACAAACTTTGACATTAAATTTCTTAGGTAGAGATCTTAAAACTTTGTTCACCAATCTTTCATTGGACATGGGATCTCCAAGACTGTGAGCTTCATTAGAAAGTTGTCTCAACCGGCTATCATACTCAAGAATAGACTCCTTGTCCTCCATTCTCAggctttcaaattttgatgccACCATCCTTAGCCTAGTTTTACGCACACTCTCGGATCCTTCACAATGTTTCTGAAGTATATCCCAAGCTTCTTTGGCACAAACACAATTGGTGATTAAATTAAACATCCTTGTGTCAACAGACGAGAATATAGCATTGAGAGCCTTGGAATTAAAATTTGACGTTTGCACTTCATCGATTGTCCATGTACTTTCAGGTTTGAGCCGAGTGTCTCCATCAGCATCCTCAATCTTTGGTGGACTCCAACCATCAAGTACACGCTGCCAAGCTCTTTCTTCAATTGATTTAATAAAAACCCTCATCTTTACTTTCCATAATGCATAGTTTGATCCATCCAATACGGGAGGTCTAAAAACAGTGTTTGTTGATGCTTCCATGATCCTTTTCCACctggaaaacaaaacaaaacaggaTCTCACTTAGTAGCGTCAAGtggaagctctgataccaattgaaagttCCGTTTCCACAGGGTGAATGTGACGAGggtgagtgttgtgtgtatcagaatgtaggtgttgtgcgtaggtgttgtaacacccacgacaacatgcagcggaaattatagTTTAACACATTAACACACAACTGGAATGACAATAATACGAGATACGAGagataaattatgcacaagtataaaatacttgtgcggtgcctcagggcaaaataattcactagaaaaacttgtaagtttacaaaaaccaatactagtgaaagaataaaacaactcccttattaaggcgagtaacaaatttcatcctaaacctctaacaaaccgtataaccaaaatacataggatgcatcaactgagaagtgaaaagtcttcaaaaatcagcgcactaatcaaaacagtgattaggtgttgtcttcagatgtagtcagcacttcacagcaacactttatcaacg
Proteins encoded in this region:
- the LOC142535004 gene encoding uncharacterized protein LOC142535004; its protein translation is MEASTNTVFRPPVLDGSNYALWKVKMRVFIKSIEERAWQRVLDGWSPPKIEDADGDTRLKPESTWTIDEVQTSNFNSKALNAIFSSVDTRMFNLITNCVCAKEAWDILQKHCEGSESVRKTRLRMVASKFESLRMEDKESILEYDSRLRQLSNEAHSLGDPMSNERLVNKVLRSLPKKFNVKVCAIEESKDTSTINLDELMSSLRTFEMNLDLQKKDKGKTIALEVSTDSYDEILQISKEVNESDLGEDSISLITKKFGDYLKKMREKKKIGQKSVLPNITTSAKAQKFTPMKGQFRPKTELQIQSNVRNLDSVQCRECSGFGHYANECANRLRRNKGMAVTLSDEESDDDQGSNESEKHTSLSAVIKEKRSMQINPLGVGTGVAIPGRNISSNSVCLNSTTLGESSQSENQEVDDDEVTLESVQTMYEELYEDWIKRNKVNAILSKKNTELKSQVSRLEVILSKKDLELCKVKEELEEATQILAKLNSSSSKLDSLLMIGKNDKAGLGYTNHQFEIGESSNTERKPTVFVKGSAEISNATYTEKGVSSKRQISTKKSKSRKRHFICHYCFRPGHIKPYCFKLRDDYKRWESEQVLPQVLYNIRRNTANRKPSVKRVWVTKANIQCSVIYTSLKTNIAGIWYFDSGCSRHMTGSKDYLTDYVELRNGL